Part of the Halalkalibacter krulwichiae genome is shown below.
GGTAGTTGGAATGGCGGAGTGGTTTTCGGATATGACTCTTTAGAAAAAAAGCTGGTTATCAACCCTAAAGAAGCAGAAATTGTTCAACTTATCTTTACTTTATATGTAGAAGGGAAAGGTCTGAAAGCTATCGCTAATCACTTAAACAAAGCGGGATATAGGACCAAACGAGATAAACACTTTTCTATTAATGGTATTGCTACAATATTAGATAACCAGGTCTACATAGGAAAAATTCGCTGGCTACAAGTTGAGAACTGGGATAAAAAAGAAGGCGTGGAAAAAATGCGAACCCCATTATCGTTGAGGGGAAACACGAAGCAATTATCTCCGATGAGCTTTGGAATATCGTCCAAGCCCGAAGACAAAGTAAATCCTTTAAGCAGCGTCAGTCGCATGAGCCCTTCCTATTAAGTAGTATCCTTAGATGTCCTGATTGTGGTCAAGGTATGGTTCCATCTATCACTACCTATACTCGAAAAGATGGAAGCAAACGAAAACATCGCTATTATGTATGTGGTGTATTCCATAACAAAGGATCATCTGCCTGTAAGGCGAATTCAATCAAAGCCTGTGATGCAGAAGATGCTGTCACTAACCGTATAAAAGAATTCTTAAACGATTCAGCCGGATTTAGTCAAACCATAGAAAAAATTAATAAAGACACAGTTCAATCAAATGTGAAATCAAAGGAGCAGTTAGAGAGTATCAATACAGAGCTTAAAGAAGCCAATGCCATGCAAGAAAAATATATGGAAGCATTTGAGCAAAATCTCTTCCCTGTTTCCATATTACAGGAACGATTACAAAAATTAGCTAAATCGAAGAATAGCTTAGAGCAAAAGAAAAACGAACTCAGCATTCAACTAAGTTCATCAGACTCGAAAATTATTCCACCAGACGTGATCAGGCTATTATTAGAAAAGTATGTTCAAGCTTTTGAACAGGCTACAAGAGAAAAGAAAAAGCAACTCTTTCAGCTTTTGCTAAATGAGATAACAATCAATCAATCCGAGGGCCGCTCTCGAACTGTGGATAAAGTAGAACTCGATTTTTATTTTTCCGAAGTCAATCTGTCCAAGACATTTACACTGATCCACATACTGTATCTTGAATCAGAACAATTAGAGGAAAGTTCCTCTTCAAATCCTGATTCAAAAGACCAAATGCCACCTTATCTTCAAATTTTTTTGACTCTATTTATGGTACGGTTCACCGTTGCACTATTAACGGTAAACTTTATATAATCAGTGTAGGTTTACTATAGAAAACATTCATATAAACTTAAACGTCTAGGCTACTATTTATTATCGCTTTCATGGTAATATCTAATTCTGGGCAATTTAAGTTGCTCACGAAGCTTCATTAATTCATCACCAATTAAGTCGGTTATTTCATTATATATTTCATTAGCATTTTCATAGTTTCCTTCTTTATGTGCCCACTTTATCTCAATGAACTTTTTATCTAAATTATAGTCAGCGTATATTATACTTCTATTCATTAGAAGAATAAAATCCCTTTGTTCTTCTAAAGTAAGATCTTGAAAAGAATGTGCACCATATTTAAAAATAAATTCTGAAACTAAACTATCCAAAGGCTGATATAGTTCCTTTAATCGTTCTTTAGCAGTTGTTAAGGCGACTTCCTTATCACGTTCCTCTCTCAATTGGTTTCGATTCAATTCAATACCTTTGAACGAAGAATCAATAGTTTTATTTACTCCAAATAGAGTGAGTACACCCGCAATAATTCCCCCAATTATCGCCCCCCAAAAAGTGCTCAATACAGGTGCCCAAATTTGATAATCACCTACTACTGGAATTATGCTCGAAAATAAGCTTACAGACATTAAAAGATTAATTAATTATTAAAGGAAAAACAACCATAATACCTAGAATAATTAGTAATAACTTATATATTAATCTATTTTCCATAACTTCCTCCTTTTACAGTTGTTAAAAACATTGAAATGTTTCACAATGTTGTTACGATGAATTAAACACTTTAATCACTAAAAAAAGTATAATTTCAACGAGTGATAACTTACATAGTGAGAACTAATTGACTGAATAGTTGTCATGCTAAATGAACTGAAGAAAAAATCATTTGAAATAAATTTATACAAATACACCCACCTTATATTTACAATAAAATACACCTTATCTACTATTCATAAAAGTGATAAAATATAAATTATAAGTAAATTTGGGAGGTGTAGGAAAATGAGGAATTGGCTAAAATTAATTCTTTTTTTAAGTTCTTACTCTCCCCTCTTCTTAATTATTGCCATTTTAAACGTTAATCTAAATGACATTCATAAAGTAAAAGATATCATCCCACAAGATAAAATCTGGCTTGTCGCCGTTATGCTTGCTCTTTTCATCTTGCCGAATGCTATACTTTTTTACTTGATTAAAAGAGTCAAACTCTTTCAGCCAATTAGAGAAAAGACGAATACTTTCATTAACAAAAATAGTGATGTTATGAATTATATCGTTACTTACCTTATCCCGTTTCTTTCGTTTAACTTTGATAAATTGAACCAAACAATCGCTTTTACAATTCTGATTTTTGTACTGTCTATTGTATATATCCATTCAAATATCTTTTATATAAATCCAATATTAATAATCTCAGGTTACAAAATATATGAAATTAACGATAAGTATCTATTGATTACCAAATTTACCGTTAAACGAGATAAAAAGCTTAAATTGTACAGGATTCACGATAACGTATATGTAGGTGATGAAGATGGCAGCAATAACTGATATAAATACTTTACTCGGATTATTGAAGGACCCAGCAATCGATAAAACAACAAATCTTTATATGATCACACGTAAAAAAGAAAATGAAGCGTTCATATATAAAGTCTTTACAGCTGAAACGCATAATGAAATAGCTGAGCAATTAAATGACATTGCGATTAGTCACCTTACGAAAATTCAAAACCAAGAAAAAGAATTTCGTGAGTATGAGATTGATGATTCATCAAATGAATATGTACAATTTATTGCTGTAAACAATGTTTCTGCTGCAAGTAATATCCTTGACCCAATTTTTAGTAATAATGCAGACGAATTCACATCTGACTCTGAAACATTTATAAATCTTTGGGCATATGCAGTAAAAATTGAAATGAATGATAAGAAACTAGTTTTGTTTCGTAAATACAGCAAAGGTAAAGTCCTTAAAAAAGGTTTTCGTGATGCTGTTCTGTTCAAAGATGGCAAGTTTTCCAAAATTGAACACGATGTATTTCAAATTGATGAGAATGTTGATTGTTTCATTTGGAATGAAGAGATATTTATTTCCCAACACCACTATTTCGAGAAAATTTTCAGTTACGAAGATCAATACGAAGCAAAATTCGGTGAAGCTTTAGAAGCATTTAAACAATTTACTTACATTGACCATGAATCGCTTGAACAGTACGTGCAAACGGATTCTGCTCAGAAGCGAAAGCTCGCTGCTATAATGAAAAATGGCATTTACGAAAAGTATGGTTTTAGTGAAGTTGCATCCACCATTGAAAAATATGAACTTGGTATCGAAGTAAATCAGCAAGAACAAAAAGTTAATATTGCTCCCAAGGATTCTCGTAAGTTTTTGAAAATCTTAAATGATGATTATCTTCGGTCAGAGGTTTCAAAAGTTCGTTACGAAAGTATTGCGAAAAGAAAAGGACGAAGATGAAAAAAACAAGGAGTATTGTCTGAACCCCTTAAACGGAATTCAATAAAAACACCCTATGCAGTAGCCAGCTCCCAATATTTAATAGGGGGCTGGTTATTTAGTTTTCTTTGGATTTTTTCGTTATTATTTTAAAATCCTTACCTTTAAATCTAAAAATACTTTAATACGCAGTAATGGTCCCATACGACAAAACGATCACCCTAAAAAAGTAACCATCCCTAATGAATTGTATTTAGTTACCAGTATGGTTGTACTACGTAGTAAATAGCTCATTGTATTCGTCGCTCTTGTTCAACATAAGCTACCCTATAGTTTATAGTGAAACATTTCACAAACTTTTGTTATAAGATAAATGTAAAGTTCCATAAGTTAATTAGAATAGGGAGTACAAAAAAGAGCTGTTTTTCAACAGCTCATAGGAATGAGACGCTTATTCCTTTTCGTTATCATGATGATGGCTGTAATTAACAACTTTAACCGACACTTCATCAAGGTTCTTTCTCTTACCTTCAATTGAACCAAAGTAGGTTTTAGGATCAATATGTAAAGTCACCGTGTCCAAACTCATGTCTTCATTATCTGAAGTAGAACTAAATGTACGAATCATCAAGTTTAGTTCATACCAACTTTTCGACTCTGAACCCGTATGATCTACAATCAACTCTAATTTGTTCACTCTTTCAAATGTCCAATGCACTCCTTCTCCACATTCTTCACTAACAATTTCTGTGATATAAGGATTAATCATATCAACTAATAGCTCTTCTGGAGAAGCATAAATTTCCTTTGTTGTTTTCCCGCTAAGGTCACTAGCTGAAACAAAAGAAATAGGAGCTAAAACAATTAGGACTAATAATAACGATGATATTATTTTACTCATATAAACACCTCAATTTTTTTCTGCAAATTTTGATATGTTTAATATGCGCTAAAAAGTATTTCTTACTCAACATTCCTGCTCGGTTAGCGCAATAAAGCAAGCGATGCCTTGTTAAAGCATCGCTCCCTTTAGTATAATAATTTTCCATTACTTATATTAATCCAAAAAAATCAGTCATGTATAAAGTGAAGAACAGTATAAGCGAAAATATTATTTGACTAATTGTTAATTTATAAGCATTAGAGTTTTCTGCATACTTTCGTTCCATAACTGCTCTTACCATTTCAGAAATAACAATAAAAATTAATAGTATAAACCACGGTTGTAAAAACCAAATCATTTCCATAGGTCCTCTCATCATGGTTATAACATATCCTAAAAAGATGAAGAATATGGTAGTAATTCTAATTGCCCAATCCATTTTTTTATGCTTTGCATTAACATGGTTATATGAAAAGAATTTCCTCTTCTCAACTTTTAGCCACTTTCTCATGATTGTATTAAAGGAAACAAGCAATAGGATTACAATAGCTAAAATCAATAATAAATTCAGCCAAAAGGTAGGCTCTACACCATACATAAAATTACCCTCCTCTAAACATGGACTTTTACTACAATAAGCATTGAATCTTACAAACCTGCCCCTTTAGTTTAACATTAATTTCCTTTTACGTGATTACATTGTTTATTGTATTCCTTGAAACAAAAACGTCAATAATTCCTGTAAAGACTTATACAGGAGGGATTAAGATGCTCTTATCACAAGCGTGGAAAACCTATGAATCTGATAAACGAATTGAAGGTTTCTCTTCTCAAACGTTAAAAGCTTACCGGCTTCAATCATGCCTTCTTATCCGCTATTTTACTGATGTGGCGATTGAATCATTGTCTACAAATCAATTAAAGGAGTATTTAGCGGAATCAAGCGAACTTTTAAAGCCGTCTAGCTTAGCCTATCGAATTCGGTTCATGCGGTCCTTGTTTCGGTGGTCACATGAAGAGGGACACATTCCCTCAAACCCAGCTTATAAGATCAAGGAACCAAAAGTCGGGAAACGAATACCCAAGTTCCTTACAGAAAGAGAGATTGAACATCTTAGGGAAGCTTGTAAAATGCCAATGGAGAAAGCGCTGTTTGAGTTTATGTTTTCAACTGGCTGCCGTATTGGTGAAATTGTCTCTCTGGACAAGAATTGTATTAACTGGTCTAATCGTTCTGCTATTGTTAGAGGAAAAGGCGATAAAGAACGTGAGGTGTACTTTAACATCAAATGTGACATCTGGTTAAAACGGTACATCAACATCCGTCAAGATAATGATCCCGCGATCTTTGTGACAGATCGTTCACCTCATCGAATGAGCATCGCTCAAATGAGGTATATCATAAAACGTATTTCAAGCCGTGCAGGCATTAATAAAACCATACACCCCCATCAGCTTAGACACAGTTATGCCACTCATTTATTAAACAATGGAGCCCCTATTGATGTCATACAGAGTTTACTCGGCCATGAAAAAACGGAGACGACACGGATCTATGCCCAACTGAGTGGACGACTTAGACAAGACTTATATAGAAAATATTTTTAAACATGACAAAAGAGCAGCACTAGGGAAGTGTTGCTCTTTTAAATTCTCGCTACCCGTTAGTTGAATAAGGAAATACCTCCCTAACTCTGGAAGGTCGCTCCTCATGAAAAAATAATATACGGTCACTCGTTTTCAGCTAAAACATCATTTATAACTTCAGCTAGAAGTTCAACCGCTCTATTTGCCTCTTCAATTGAATTTTCAATACCACCTACATCAATTAACACTGACTGTCCAAATAAATCTTGATTGTATGTGTTTTTATTGAAAGTAGAGTCTTCTATTAAAACTCCCTAGATAAACCTGGGTATTTCTCCTCTAATTGTTTGTGAATTAATTCTGCAAATTTTAAGTTTTCTTCAAAACCATCATGGTTTCTACTTACAACAAACAGTAATTTAGCTACTTCTTGATTATTAATTGTTGTTGTTGTAACTATACTTGAAGTTGAATCTCTATGAATATCAAATACCATTTTCAAACTATCATGTGCCTCTAGCGCTCGTTCAACATTTATTTTTGATAATTCGTATGCTTGCCGAAACTCTAAATTCTGTTTTTGTAGAAGCGCCACGAAGTCAGTGTTATCATGTATAGTTCGTATATTTTTTCCTTCCAATTGATTACTCAAATGTTGCCCTACTAGTGTAATGTTTATCTCCTCATCGAAAGCGAGCCTGCCGTCATCAACGTTTAAATCAGGTAAGAATGATTCAGTATTATGAGTATGGTAAATATAAACCTGTGGGTTATCACTATTTAAAGCAGAAGTTCCTTCATTCAAACTCCCAAGGTTAAATACCAACATACTGAAAATCAATGTGGAAAAAATTAAAGCAAAAGCAGGTAAAGATAATTTGTTTTTGTTTCTTTTAGAAAAACGCTTTACAAGTGTTTCCTCTAATTCTCGAACGAACTGATCACGAGGAGTAATTTTTGAGTGTTCTCGCTTTAGCTGCTCTATAATATTAGACTCTTCTTTTTTATTCATTTTCTATTAACCACCTTCCATTACTCTCTGTTTCATCCTTCTCAAGATGTGTTTTAAGCTGTTTTAAAGCACGGTGATAAGATACCTTTACCTTTGATTCCGACCATCCCATAATATCCGCTGTCTCTTTTATTGAAAAGTCGTTCACCGCACGTAAGAGAATGACCATTCTGTATTCATTTTTTAAACCCTTAACAGTGCTAAAGACATCTCCAACTTGTTCTTTTATCTCTATTACATCTTCAGTAGACTTTTGTTTGGAAGGTATCATTTTTAACAGAACTTCATTAAAAATAAGTTTTCTTTTAGCTTTACGCGAATAATCAATAGCTACATTTCTTGCAATTGAAAATAACCATGTTTTCACATTAGACTTTCGTTTAAAATTTGAAAATGATTTAAAAGAATGTATTTGGCAATTAACTTTTGTATGAAATGGCAATTAAGGGAATACGAAAATCCGTATCTTTATCCATACGCGATGAGCTTGACACGGAGCCTCTATGGCCATGAAATTTGGCAACACGGCAAGCTTGTAGCTTGCCAGGCATAGTAGCCTATCATGACCACCTCTCCGTGTAAAGCTGCGCTTATTCATAAATTGGTGCATACGCTTAATTGCCAAAAGACACATTTATTAAATGCCATAAACAAAAAGAACGAATAAAAACTTCTTGTGTTAAATCTTCTGCCTCATCTTGAGTCTTTGTAAAAGAAACGATAAACCGATATACATCTTTGTAATGTAATTGATAAATATTGCGAATCTCTTCTTCTGTATTTGTTTCGTCTCTCAAAACTTCGCCTCCTTTTTATGTATCTAATCATTAGTCGTTTTTAGATAAAAAAGGTTACAGAATTGGATTAATTTTAATAATTTCTGTTAAATATCTAACTTCCCCTTTTAGAACAGAAAAAATCGATACTATCAAGCATCGATTTAAAAGTCAGAAATTGAGTCTTATTATGTTAACCTACCTCTTTAACTTCAACAAGAAAGAGCGATTACCCTTTATTTAGCAATCGCTACCCTTTAGTTTAAGTGAAATTTTAATATTGTTGCTTCAAATCGTTATATATCTCAATTGCTTGTTCATATAAATCATTGTTTGGCTCGATTTTATAATTTTCTTCAACATTATCATGTAGATGAAAAATCCCCTTATCATCTAAAACTAACATGCCTGAAATTTGGTCATTAAAGACAAATGTTATTGTTATTGCCTTATCATAATTGATTTGTTGGTTAGTTTGTCCAATATATTCAATTTGATTATATGCATCTACAAATGACTGAACAGTTTCCTGCTCCACTTTATTATATCCACTGTACAAACTCTGTCCTAAGCCTATATCAAAATAATCCGCTTTAATTTTCTCTATAGTATTATGACTACAACCGTTTACAATTAAAAAAGCAATTACTAAGATAGAAACAAAAAATGATTTTCTCACAATCCCAATCCCCTAAGATTTATATTGTTCTTTCGTTCAAGCACCCGTTAGCCATCCATGAAGCCTTGCTTCACCACAGAAATGAAATTTGATTAAGTTCTTTCATGTTAGTTAAATATTATTTTCACTTGAACCTTTTTTATAGCGCTATTTATTTCGTTCCAATTCTTCCACACGTCTCTTCAATAGTTCAATTTCTTCTTTGTCTAAAGTTGGGAAGAGGACAGTTTTGTGAGTTCCTTAAAAGCAAGTTAGAGATTTCTGAGTTTGATGATGATAAAGGATATACTCATTTAACTCTAATGAATATGGGTGTCCCCGCAATCTATACAACAAACCAAGATAATGTTATGGAAAAAGGATATGAAAAGTATGGGAAAAGGTATAGAAAAATTATTCAATTAGAGGACTTTGCTGAAACTAAATTATCAGAACAACTTTACATTAAGTTTCATGGCGACCTTGGTTCCCCTGAAACAATCGTATTTACAACAGAAGATTATGAAAAAAGGATGAACGAAACTCAAAATGCCCTAAATATTCGCTTACGTTCTGATCTTCTAGCAAAAAACTTATTATTTGTAGGCTATAGTTTCCGCGATATAAATATCCAGCAGATGTTCGCTGAACTTAACGAAGCATTTTTTGGTAAACTACCTGTATCTTATATGATCGCTTATAAGTATAGTGAAGAGCTTCAAATATTATGTGACGAATACGGAATTATTTTAATTGACCCCCTTAAAGAATGTCCAGCTATAGAAAACCATGAAACTGCATTCAAGCACTTTCTAAAACGTGTACTAGAAGAGGCTAGGATAAAAAAGCTGGATAATGAAATGAAAGAATTTTTCACACCAACTTCTTCGAGACCTGTAAAAGTAGTTAACAAACAAAAAATTGAACTGTTGGAGGAAATAGTAAATAGAAACTCTTTTTCAGTTGGGATTAAAGCTTTTAGGCAGATTTGTGATGCCTCTAATATTCCCTCTGACTTTGAGAAAAGAATTGTAAACGCATTTATTCAACTCGCAAAGTCTGTAAACAACGACAAAGATACTGAGTCTTTAAACGCAGCTATTTTTAATTTGAAAATAAGTGAACCATTAAATAAACTCGAAATTTTATCTACTCTTATGGCAACTGCAAATGTTAGAAGTCCTAAGTGCAAGTACGGAAGTGATAACTTCTTTATAAGGATTCAGGTTATAAGCCAAGGTTGTTATATTGTTGCTGCTGCAAAAGCTATTGAAAAGGTATATAGCTGGGGATGGAAACCTACTCCATCACTTTCATCTAATATAAACGATTGGATTGAGTATGGAGCCAATTTTGAAACCCTGCCTGAACAATTACAACAGTACGTTTTGCCTTGGGTTAATAAGATGAGAAATGACTGTAAAACAGTAGCCGAACACCCGATCAAAAGGCAACAAAGACTCCTAGAGTATTCTTCCTTTGTTTCCTCAAAAAGTCTAAATGAGAATGAAGTAAAATTACTTTGTGAATTTATCAGTGAGTAGTAGGCTTTTAATATAAGGAAAGTTCACTGGGTATCTAGTGAGCGTTAAGTGAAAAGTAATCTCTTAATTTCACAGTACCCTTTCTCAAGTTCTTTCTATATAGTAAAATATTAACATATAAAAATACAGATAGTAGTGCTTTTAGTACAATCGCACATATTAATTATCTAAAATGGGGGCTAATAATGGGAACTTCTAAAAGAAAATTATCTAATGAAATTAAGAAACTTCTAAAAGAAAAACCACTCTCTAATATTAATGATACTGCTCCAGAACTCACAAAAAAGATATTAACCAAAAAGGTTTTAAACGAAAGTTTTGATCAGGAAGATACAATAGATAATTCTATAAGAATTATTACTAGTCAATTCATTTCATTGAAATCTAATGGCTTTAAAGGTAAAACTAAGCAAGAATTAGTTACGGACCCTGTGTCTCAACAAGAATTCTTAGAAATGATACTAGACCTAATAGAGAGCTCATCAATTATTTCATCTAAAATACTTGAAAAAGCATTAAAAATTGTTATGGGAAAATTCTTAGAGGTTGATGATTTTGATGCATATTCATTTGCTCAAGTATTATTTTATGAGGTTGTCTATCAAGTTTTACTTGGAGAGCTAAATGACAATATTAAAGATATCTATGAGGAACTAGACTATAATTTAATTCAAAATATGGTTAAGAATGTTACAAATCAAATAATGAATACATCAGTTTATTCTAAAGTAAATTCATTCATTGATCGCAAAATTTCTTTGAATGAAATTTTAGACGAAATAGCTACTCAAACTTCTCAAGCTAGCTTTGGTGAATTTTAAATGCAATTTACAATTGATTCTTTGTCTAATTTACATACAATTCTTTTGAAGGATGTTAATTATGACTATAAAGGAAAAAGCACTATAATTTTAGATTTGGTAACTACAATGGGAGCTATTTATTGTGCGGATGTTAAGACTTCTAAGGTAAATGATAAACCTAGGTACATTGAATTGACTATTCCTGTTTTCAACCCCGACATTTGGACAAAAAATGTTATACAGATTGAAGAATTAGTGAAATGGGTATCAGAAGATACAATGAAAATAACATTTATAGGTTCAAGTGATACCATTGATGGCTATGTTAATGGCTTAATCCCTGGTACTAACAATGTTGTTACACTTTTTTCAGGTGGGTTAGACTCCTTTGCTGGAGCTTATTACAATTACAAAAATAATATAAAAAGTGATTATCTTGGTTTTATTAACAAAGGTGAGGAAAAAACCAAACAATTAGATGTTAAAGAGTTCTATCAACAAATTTTTGATGATGCAACTGAAATTATTCTAATAGACAAACCTATTAAGAAGAAGCAGACTTTTATTCAGTCAACAAGATCACTATTATATCTTGCGTTAGCAATTGCAAAAGCCCATTTTAACTCTTCCAAAGAAGTTTATTTATATGAGAATGGTATCCTTTCTCTTAACCCAGAGATACAAAACAGATATACAACTAAGACAACTCATCCCAAAACCATGTTTATATATAAATCATTATTGGAAAAGCTAAGTATAGATATTAAAATTAATCATCCATTCTTATTCATGACAAAAGGTCAAATTACTAATGACATGAATGCAGAATTTAAAAAAGCAATTGAACATACCTTTACGTGTGGACAAGGGCGGTCACATCCTGAAAGATCTCATTCTGGACAATGTGGCATATGTATACCATGTGTTTTAAGAAAAATTTCTTTAGCTGCCTATGACAACGAAATTTTTGATGTGAATTATGAATACCCTTATGATGTTAAGATTTCAGATATAAAAGAAGGTAACTATAGAAAAGATTATGCCAGTAATATAAACTATTTTAAGACCTACTATGATTTAATAAAAAGTAATCAGATTTACTATCAATTGCAAATTAGAGAAAAGTATTATGAGGAAGATCCTAAGTTTAGAATAAGCAACCAGAAAATGTTTAGTAAATTTGCTGAGGAATATGAAAGGTTTATGAAAAAGTATGCACCTTATTGATACTCATGTTCACATAGACCATTATCCTGAACCTCAAAAAATTGCACAGGAGTATGAAAGGTTGAAAATCTATACATTATTTGTAACAAACCTACCTGAATTGTTTAATAAACACTACACTGCTTTCCAAGGTTATAAATATGTGAGATTATGTTTAGGATTTCATCCTCAAGTCGCGAGCGAATTTACCTTTAATGAAACCCTGTTCAATAAATTAGTTCAAAACACCAGATATATTGGAGAAGTTGGACTAGATTTTTATAATGAGCATGTTGAAATCAAAAATAGACAGATAAGGACTTTTGAATATGTCACCTCTCCCACTTTTAATAAGGGTAGAATTTATACGATCCACTCTAAAAATTCAGAAGATATTACTTTAGAAATCCTTACCCAAAACAAAGTAAAGCATGCTATATTCCATTGGTATAGTGGTAAACTGACAACTTTAGAAAAAATTGTAGATAACGGATATTATTTTTCGTTAAATCCTAAGATGTTACAGAGTAAAAATGGTCAAAAAATTATTGAACGATTACCTTTGGATCGTATCCTTTTTGAAACAGATGGTCCTTTTGCAAAATACAACAAAAAAATAATTTACCCTTCTACAATATCGGAGTTGTATTGTGATTTTGAAAAAGTCATACCCTCATTTAAAGATCAGATTTATAAGAATTTCAGACGATTATTAATTGAGAAGGATTTATATAAGTAAGGGAGGCTGTTGACACGGAGCCTCTATGGCCATGAAATTTGGCAACACGGCAAGCTTGTAGCTTGCCAGGCATAGTAGCCTATCATGACCACCTCTCCGTGTAAAGCTGCGCTTATTCATAAATTGGTGCATACGCTTAATTGCCAAAAGACACATTTATTAAATGCCATAAACACCCCTTCTTTCCGTAACCTCAACAATGAGAAAACGATCTTTTAGTTCATAGAATGTAGTCTTTTGAGTGTTCCTTATTTCTTGTATGTTTCTCTTTGATAACAATATCCTCTTCTGATTGTTTTCAAATGTAACAGAGTAAATATTGTTGTTAACAACGGTGATAAAATCCCTTATATCAACGGTTTCAATGGCTACCTTTAAAAAGTACTCAGTAAAAAATAGTTCAAAAGGTTATAAGTGGATGTATCAAGTCGATCTCGGCACTGATCCGGCTACAGGAAAAAGGCTACAGAAATTACAGCGAGGATTTGATACAAAAAAAGAAGCGGAGGCTGCTTGTGCAAAATTAATAAATCAATATAGTCAAGGTTCATATGCCCCTCCAAAAAAACTACTCATGCACGAGCTCGTCGACAAATGGATCCTAAGCAAAAAGAAAATACGTGATACAACACTAACCAAATATAAACGACTTTTAAAGAATCACATCATACCTGCATTAGGCT
Proteins encoded:
- a CDS encoding 7-cyano-7-deazaguanine synthase, with the translated sequence MQFTIDSLSNLHTILLKDVNYDYKGKSTIILDLVTTMGAIYCADVKTSKVNDKPRYIELTIPVFNPDIWTKNVIQIEELVKWVSEDTMKITFIGSSDTIDGYVNGLIPGTNNVVTLFSGGLDSFAGAYYNYKNNIKSDYLGFINKGEEKTKQLDVKEFYQQIFDDATEIILIDKPIKKKQTFIQSTRSLLYLALAIAKAHFNSSKEVYLYENGILSLNPEIQNRYTTKTTHPKTMFIYKSLLEKLSIDIKINHPFLFMTKGQITNDMNAEFKKAIEHTFTCGQGRSHPERSHSGQCGICIPCVLRKISLAAYDNEIFDVNYEYPYDVKISDIKEGNYRKDYASNINYFKTYYDLIKSNQIYYQLQIREKYYEEDPKFRISNQKMFSKFAEEYERFMKKYAPY
- a CDS encoding TatD family hydrolase → MHLIDTHVHIDHYPEPQKIAQEYERLKIYTLFVTNLPELFNKHYTAFQGYKYVRLCLGFHPQVASEFTFNETLFNKLVQNTRYIGEVGLDFYNEHVEIKNRQIRTFEYVTSPTFNKGRIYTIHSKNSEDITLEILTQNKVKHAIFHWYSGKLTTLEKIVDNGYYFSLNPKMLQSKNGQKIIERLPLDRILFETDGPFAKYNKKIIYPSTISELYCDFEKVIPSFKDQIYKNFRRLLIEKDLYK